A single window of Leptospira neocaledonica DNA harbors:
- the secA gene encoding preprotein translocase subunit SecA, whose amino-acid sequence MIQKLLRVLFGSKYERDLKRLTPIVVQINSLEESMRSLSDSELSSQTRKFRERLAKGETLDDILPEAFATVREAALRKLGMRHFDVQMMGGISLHWGNISEMKTGEGKTLTSTLAIYLNALAGKGVHVVTVNDYLARRDANWMKPIYDFLELSVGIIQHDMEHDDRKNAYSSDITYGTNNEYGFDYLRDNMVSHIDHKVQRSHFFAIVDEVDSILIDEARTPLIISGPSDESTDKYTRIDKIIPRLIEGEDYEKDEKAKNTLMTEKGVAHVEEILGIENLYAPQNVDLVHHVHQALKAHKIFQRDVDYVVQNGEVIIVDEFTGRLMSGRRYSDGLHQALEAKEGVPIARESQTLASITFQNYFRLYEKLSGMTGTADTEAEEFHKIYNLDVIVIPPNVPVQRKDAADRVYRTEKEKFTAILNEIKDCRDKKQPVLVGTISIEKSEVLARLLAQAGIAHNVLNAKFHEKEAEIIANAGKPAAVTIATNMAGRGTDIVLGGAQLFKESLESWKESDPVISEFKEAVVRADFERAESISQRLDSQTKKSKANDILTSAKIWRKNHEEVLEAGGLHILGTERHEARRIDNQLRGRSGRQGDPGSSRFYLSLQDDLMRIFGSDRIAGIMERLKMPEGQEIEHPMVSNAIARAQKRVEGHNFDIRKHLLEYDDVMNRQRIVIYKMRNEVLEGGDVTGQAKSFLEEMIEGQVVTTCEGGNPNGWEWDVLKEWFEGLGLPWKVNQDEIKKSKNPQLAIFDSLNNAAQSFYQEKADRIGGDVWKLLERNIFLDILDHRWKEHLYSMDHLREGIWTVGYGEKNPLVEYKLQGFRLFDQAIENMKYEIVSFLLRVEVTEKTQLPEEKKEYKKVGQELTGGFQELQGAKPKNPAAEAMPVTSGGGGSERKTSRRKRK is encoded by the coding sequence ATGATTCAGAAATTACTCAGGGTTTTATTCGGAAGTAAATACGAAAGAGACCTCAAAAGACTCACTCCAATTGTAGTCCAAATCAATTCTTTGGAAGAGTCCATGCGTTCTCTCAGCGATTCTGAACTTTCTTCCCAAACTAGAAAGTTCAGAGAAAGACTCGCTAAGGGAGAAACCTTGGATGATATTCTTCCGGAAGCATTTGCTACCGTAAGAGAAGCTGCCTTAAGAAAATTAGGGATGCGCCATTTCGATGTGCAGATGATGGGAGGAATTTCTCTTCATTGGGGAAATATCTCCGAGATGAAAACCGGAGAAGGTAAGACCCTAACTTCTACCTTGGCAATTTATCTGAACGCACTCGCCGGTAAAGGGGTTCATGTGGTAACAGTGAACGATTACCTGGCAAGAAGGGACGCGAATTGGATGAAACCGATTTACGATTTCTTGGAATTATCCGTTGGGATTATCCAACACGATATGGAGCATGATGATCGTAAGAATGCTTATTCTTCCGACATCACATACGGAACAAATAACGAATACGGATTCGATTATCTGAGAGATAATATGGTCTCTCATATTGATCATAAAGTACAGAGATCTCATTTTTTTGCAATCGTGGACGAGGTGGACTCTATCTTGATCGATGAGGCAAGGACTCCACTCATTATCTCCGGTCCTTCCGACGAATCCACCGACAAATATACTCGCATAGACAAGATCATTCCTAGACTTATCGAAGGTGAGGATTACGAGAAGGATGAGAAGGCCAAAAACACCCTGATGACAGAAAAGGGCGTGGCTCATGTGGAAGAAATCCTTGGGATCGAAAACTTATACGCTCCTCAAAACGTTGACTTAGTTCATCACGTTCACCAGGCATTAAAGGCTCATAAAATTTTCCAGAGAGACGTGGACTATGTGGTCCAAAACGGAGAAGTGATTATAGTAGATGAGTTCACCGGTCGTTTGATGTCTGGTCGAAGGTATTCCGACGGACTTCACCAGGCTTTGGAAGCAAAAGAAGGAGTTCCGATTGCAAGGGAATCGCAAACACTTGCAAGTATTACTTTTCAGAACTATTTCAGATTATATGAAAAACTTTCCGGTATGACTGGAACAGCAGACACTGAGGCGGAAGAATTCCATAAGATCTATAATTTGGATGTGATCGTAATTCCTCCAAATGTTCCTGTTCAAAGAAAGGATGCAGCTGATAGAGTATATCGAACTGAAAAAGAAAAGTTCACTGCTATCTTAAATGAGATCAAGGATTGTAGAGACAAAAAACAACCTGTGCTTGTGGGAACTATCTCTATCGAAAAATCAGAGGTTCTCGCAAGACTTCTTGCTCAAGCTGGAATTGCGCATAACGTATTAAACGCAAAGTTCCACGAAAAAGAGGCAGAAATCATCGCAAACGCGGGAAAACCTGCAGCGGTTACCATCGCTACCAATATGGCGGGAAGAGGAACTGATATCGTTCTAGGTGGGGCTCAGTTATTTAAAGAAAGCCTGGAGTCTTGGAAAGAATCAGATCCTGTAATCAGCGAGTTTAAAGAAGCGGTAGTTCGCGCAGATTTTGAAAGAGCGGAATCTATTTCTCAAAGATTGGACTCTCAGACAAAAAAATCCAAGGCAAACGATATCTTAACCAGTGCTAAAATTTGGAGAAAAAACCACGAAGAAGTTCTGGAAGCAGGTGGTCTTCATATTTTAGGAACCGAAAGGCATGAGGCAAGAAGGATAGATAATCAGCTAAGGGGTCGTTCCGGTCGTCAAGGAGATCCTGGCTCCAGTAGATTTTATCTTTCCCTACAAGACGATCTAATGCGGATTTTCGGATCGGATCGGATCGCAGGCATCATGGAAAGACTTAAGATGCCGGAAGGACAAGAGATCGAGCATCCAATGGTGTCTAACGCAATCGCGAGAGCCCAAAAAAGGGTAGAAGGCCATAACTTCGATATTCGTAAACATCTTCTCGAATACGATGATGTGATGAACCGCCAAAGGATCGTTATCTATAAGATGAGAAACGAGGTCCTGGAAGGTGGAGACGTAACCGGACAGGCAAAAAGTTTCTTAGAAGAAATGATCGAAGGCCAAGTAGTCACCACTTGTGAAGGCGGAAATCCTAACGGTTGGGAATGGGACGTTCTAAAGGAATGGTTCGAAGGTCTCGGACTTCCTTGGAAAGTGAACCAAGACGAAATTAAAAAATCAAAAAATCCTCAACTAGCTATTTTCGATTCTTTGAATAATGCTGCTCAAAGTTTCTACCAAGAAAAAGCGGATCGAATTGGCGGTGATGTTTGGAAACTTTTAGAAAGGAATATCTTCTTAGATATTCTGGATCATCGTTGGAAAGAACATCTATACTCCATGGACCATTTGAGAGAAGGTATCTGGACAGTAGGTTACGGAGAAAAAAATCCTCTTGTAGAATATAAACTACAAGGTTTCCGTTTATTCGATCAAGCAATCGAGAACATGAAATATGAGATCGTTAGCTTCTTACTTCGTGTAGAAGTTACCGAAAAAACTCAGTTGCCTGAAGAGAAAAAAGAGTATAAAAAAGTAGGACAGGAACTAACAGGAGGCTTCCAAGAATTGCAAGGAGCTAAACCTAAAAATCCCGCAGCAGAAGCAATGCCTGTGACTTCCGGAGGCGGAGGTTCTGAAAGGAAGACTAGCCGGAGAAAAAGAAAATGA
- a CDS encoding type 1 glutamine amidotransferase has protein sequence MRCLIVRFKDCEGPGTLLDSLQARNYRITYHNAYDERVHIVPAAHQMFDLVVFLGGPQTVHDHNQHKFFKPWLELASHLVSMKDKKVIGICLGSQILATVLGAKVYEGEKGPEVGFSDVKLVNPSHPAFSKLNGTSTFPAFHLHEDVFEIPKGADHLLQGSFYSNQMFGFENRAFGIQCHLEVTENMLGVWKNIHSEFIKKAGWIPGPETEDLRSQMERAGRALFEGILDL, from the coding sequence ATGAGATGCCTCATCGTTCGGTTCAAGGACTGCGAAGGTCCGGGAACTCTATTAGATTCTTTGCAAGCTAGAAATTATAGGATTACCTATCATAACGCTTATGACGAAAGAGTGCATATCGTTCCGGCCGCTCATCAAATGTTCGATCTTGTTGTATTTTTAGGCGGACCTCAAACGGTTCATGATCATAACCAGCATAAATTTTTTAAACCTTGGCTGGAGCTCGCATCCCACTTGGTATCTATGAAAGACAAGAAGGTGATCGGGATTTGTTTGGGTTCTCAAATTTTAGCAACCGTTTTAGGTGCTAAGGTATATGAAGGGGAGAAGGGGCCGGAAGTAGGATTCTCCGACGTGAAATTGGTAAATCCTTCTCATCCCGCATTTTCTAAATTGAATGGAACTTCTACTTTTCCCGCATTCCATTTGCATGAGGATGTATTCGAGATCCCGAAAGGTGCGGATCATCTATTACAAGGAAGTTTTTATTCTAACCAGATGTTTGGATTTGAGAATCGTGCATTCGGTATCCAATGTCATCTGGAAGTAACAGAGAATATGTTAGGCGTCTGGAAGAATATACATTCTGAGTTTATTAAAAAAGCAGGATGGATTCCCGGACCCGAAACGGAAGATCTTAGGTCTCAGATGGAAAGAGCCGGAAGAGCTCTCTTTGAAGGAATTTTGGATTTATAA
- a CDS encoding TlpA family protein disulfide reductase — MDSQANSDSRLSFPYLKGIFFRLILLLISSLLTVCAPSEQSNLGVQDFEGISLEGENIRIGDIAADRIALNVYGPNCLPCVKEIPVLNYLNAELKKTPHIKLYMIVDPDIFFDNPEALSTEQKMKEAAVLMKEEVKKFGIQLPVIIMKPPFKVDRTEGLVTGTPETLLFKTKPLILYYNFIGPISEESDPNKIPKNMKVIFFKRMAGQS, encoded by the coding sequence ATGGATTCTCAGGCCAACTCCGATTCCAGGCTTAGTTTTCCCTATCTCAAGGGGATTTTCTTCCGCCTAATCCTTTTATTAATTTCGAGCCTTCTTACTGTTTGTGCTCCATCAGAACAATCCAATCTAGGTGTCCAAGATTTTGAAGGCATCAGTTTGGAAGGGGAAAATATTCGCATTGGCGATATTGCTGCAGATCGTATCGCACTGAATGTGTATGGACCCAATTGTCTTCCCTGTGTTAAGGAAATCCCTGTTTTAAATTATCTGAATGCAGAACTGAAAAAAACTCCACACATCAAGTTATACATGATCGTGGACCCGGATATATTTTTTGATAATCCGGAAGCTCTTTCTACGGAACAAAAAATGAAAGAAGCAGCGGTCCTCATGAAAGAAGAAGTGAAAAAATTCGGGATACAACTTCCGGTGATTATTATGAAACCACCTTTCAAAGTGGATCGTACGGAAGGACTCGTGACAGGAACTCCTGAGACACTTCTGTTCAAAACAAAACCTTTGATCTTATATTATAATTTTATTGGGCCGATCAGCGAAGAGTCTGACCCGAATAAAATTCCTAAAAATATGAAAGTGATCTTCTTTAAAAGAATGGCCGGCCAATCATGA